The Nicotiana sylvestris chromosome 6, ASM39365v2, whole genome shotgun sequence genomic sequence ggtggtcatcggcgttcatgccgccgggttctggtggaagggaaactagggcggcttgctagggtttgggggtttcaggtttgagcttggggacgatgggatggggtgttggtatagggggcgtggggtgtaagggaaggcttatatacggagtatgggattggatctgagtcgttagatcatatgatctcaacggcttggatctgatggtgagaaatgagacggggtcgtttgatagttaaacggggtcgtttgggctTAAGGGATggattgggttggaccggctaaccaggtcgggtcacgggtgcgtatgtggaccgttggatcaagaggcttGGATGGCTCAGAtcgatttgcctgaaacggcgtcgtttcgggaggtgcctgggcaggcctggtctggaccgggtccttGGTCGTGGCTGAAGTGGGATGGACTTGGCCCTCAATTcaaaataggcccaagtccgATTTACTACATCAtatgcatttttctttttcttttttttttccaaaaaatttttctttaaaatacaATTAAATAAAAATGAACTTGCCACATCCAACTAATCAATACTTAACACAATCATTTACACACATAAAAAAAATCtaaatggttaaatcacaacctagactaaaagatgcatatatattttttgaattttcttttactgaccgaattatggtttgatcaccctgacatacatattttgtattttgtttgttaatgattaaatgcaaaatggacagacccacaaatgactaacaacacatgtcacgaaaaactcgaacaattgtatagcgaagtcatttgtcactatttttattttcttttggagcgattgtctgtgaagcaaaaatcacgtgcttacagtgtaTGTAAAAGGTTTCTCTGGACAGTAGGTGTTGATGTATCAAATAGGGCACTTATTGCTTGGGATAGAATCTATATGCCTAAAGTAGCAGGGGGatgaacattatggacatccaatTGTGGAACAAGGCAGCTGAGTGTAAATTGTTGTAGAATATATGCAACAAGAAGGACAAACTATGGGTAAAGTGGATACATTGTTACTATGGAAGGAGAGCTAGTATGTGGAAGAGCAAACTAATGCAGGTATCGTGGATTGCAcagtgtgacgacccaaagggtcatcacctgtttttaattgcattatgtgcttccgaggccttgaaaacctcatttaaagtCGCTTCGATTTTCATgtgtagtccgggcgcgtagccggaaagcttaaatatgaaattctatgaaaaatgatgaaatttgagtttaaaatgaataaatttgacttcggtcaacattttgggtaaacggaccgtgatttgacggtcctggagggtccgtaggaaaatatgggacttgggcgtatgcccggaatcgaattccgaggtcccaagcccgagaaatgaatttttaagtaaaattgttttttgaaaatatttaaggaattttgaaatgaaatctgattagaaagcgatggtattgggcacgtattttggtttcggcgtccggtacatgtcttatatatggtttaagtcatttctgtaaaatttggttgaaaacggagttcgtttgacgtgattcggacctaaattgctaaagttgatgttttatgaagtttgagaaaaatcctttgattttgaggtttgattcattgtttttgaggttattttggcgatttgatcgcacggataagttcgtatgaagttgttgagttagtacgcctaccacaagctataataaaatgggagcgggtggtacgcctaccacaagatatgatgaaatgggagcgggtggtatgcctaccacaagatatgagaaatgagatcgggttgcacgcctgcaacaagatgaaactgaaagtgaaagttgccttatttctttttatccgttttagaagttaaattgtagtttccttattattctttgatattctgttttatctgctacccccgaagcatgttccccttccccagctttgattgcttattacctgtttactttttccgccatatattatataactgcacaggtttatctagagtctggtcctagcctagtcactacctcgccagggttaggccagacacttaccagcacatggggtcggttgtgctaatgctacactctgcacttatttgcagataccggagcagtgTTTGAGCAGCAACAttagctcgggagccagccttcagtccacctagacaccgaggtagccttgcaggcgtccgcaggcccggcgtctactctatcctattttatattctgttatctcatgtattcgagataGACAGTGTTATCtttctttcaaattgatgtatgtagtattcttagtaaTCCGTAGAtgatgtgacaccaggttctgggtagAGACATGTATTGGTTTCTAGATATTTgggtttcatatttatttaagacttccgctaaattttattttccgctgttATTTAAATGCCTAATCATTGATAATTTAACTGGCAAAACATGTATAAAAACGAATGAGTTAGTggtttctaagttcatggcttgcctaacttctacgagtaggcgccatcacgactctcgagggtgggaattccgggtcgtgacacacaTAAGATACTTAAGGCTGCTGAATATTTGGAAGAAGTGGGGATACAAGAAGATGAGCTTAATCAGATGCAAAGCTTCACCATACAGAAGATGTATAAGAAGTTTCAGGGTGAGTACCCAAAATGCTCATGGAGAAGATTAATCTGTAACAACTATGGAGCTCCTAGATGGTTGTTCAAACTATACTTAAACCTACATAAAAGGCTGTTAACAAGAGATAGAGTGACAAAGTGGAGTCTAGTTGATGATCTATCATGTCCATTGTCTACAAGAGAACCAGAAAATGCAgaacatttattttttaaatgtGGAATGGCATCGCAAATTTGGGATAGCTTATTGGAAAGGCAAGGAATCCAAAGGAAAGTAAAAGGGTGGTATGAAAAAGTTCAATGGGCAGAGGTGCATGCAAAGGGAAAATCTGCAAATTCATGTATATATAGAATATGTTTGGCAGCATGTGTCTATCACAAATGGCATGAAAGGAACTTGAGGATTTTTCAAGGGAAAGCTAGGCAGAAGGAGGCCATTATACGGGTAATAGCACAAGAAATTCATAGTCGTGGAAGTAAATACAAGAAGTTAGATAGGAAGTTATAAGAGATGAAGGAGTATCCTAGACTATGAGTTAGTAGTAGACTGtttgctgtttttttttttttgtttgtaattaggggaaacaaaagagtataggactTGGGGCATGATGTCCAAGATCCTAATGAACGAGAATTGTAAAGATTATACTTGGTTTGTGAAATAAAAAAATTTActtggcaaaaaaaaaaatagatctACCTAGCACGTTTTGTATTAATCGGAACAATATACAGGTTCCCGGTACATATTCACCAAAGCATATATGTATTTCGCTACTATAAAACACGAATCTTTGACAAATCCattgaaaatatttttccaaTGAGCCAATTTACGACGGAGCATCCTGTTGGGCTAAAACGATTCAAAGATACTCTTAATATGGTGTGAAAATGTCTGCTTTGGGCTAAACGACAGTTTTCTCAAAAGACCTCACACCATTAAAAGTATCTAACTTCTTACAAGtaacttattttttcttttttactttttatgtGAAACTTTATTATTCACACGCCCAACACGCCCGTTAGAATATTGCATATTTTCGTCAACATTAAACTAATTAAGTCAAGAGAACGCTTGCGGATATATAATTAGAACGTGGATGtggaacaatttttttttatcctAGGAAGGAACACAAGGTGTTAATTATATTCAATGTGTAACATCATTTGACTAATAATTAACTAACTACTTCATATAATACATTTCAATTTGAATTTTTCTTAGTCATGTTTGTAAAGTGCTTATAAAGTTATAGTAAATGTAATTGGTGTAACTAATTCCTTAACAAAGCTAGTACATTAGAGTCTTGTCGCACTCTAGTTTAACAACACTACCAAATTCCATATTGCATATAAACCCTTCTCCAAAAATAACTAATGCATCTCCGATTCTTCTTCTATTCTTTTCTTCAGAACTTACATCGTCTAAATTACGAAATAAAAATGCAGCACTCACTGCCGATGTTCTCTCTGTCTCTACTTTTTCTACTATTTCTCTCCACCACCACTACTTCCTCCGCCCACAATATCACTCAAATCCTCGCCAAACACCACGAATTCTCCACCTTTAACCGCTATTTAACTCTTACTCACTTAGCTTCTGAGATCAACCGCCGTCAAACCATCACCGTTTGCGCGGTGGACAATGCCGCCATGGATGACCTCCTCGATAAACACTTGTCCATTTACACTCTCAAGAATGTCCTCTCTCTCCATGTTTTTGCAGATTACTTTAGCTCCAAGAAACTCCATAAGATCACCAATGGAACAACCCTCACTGCCACCCTTTTCCAAGCCACAGGTGAGTCAGCATATTCataatatagatatatatgtgaaaaatgttgaaaataagtacaaaatattatgttttgaatccATAGAATGCACAAACTTAAACCaattaaataaaaaattcaaGTTATATATAAGTGTTGAAAGTGTAAAGAAATTTTATACTATTAGTCCAATTTAACTTCACCCGAGTATAGTAGGTTGTCACTCTGATTTTAAAtttaacttattgtgcttgttcgGTTAAAATGTGTTAGATCAATGTGGGTCAAAATAATAGGTCATAATTCAATCAACTCAATATGACTCGATTTCTCTTACCTTGTTCCTTTTCAATAAAGAAAGTGAaagttaatttattttctttagttACTAACTTAAATTCTTTCCAAATTTACAGCATTCTCAATCTCCAAACTAGATTGCATGTTTAGATTTGAGTTGCATTTTGACTTATTGGGTTACACAAATTTGATCCATTTTGACCCAATAGCTAGATGAGTTATTTCAGGTTCAACTCGTTAGGTCAAGTCAACAAACATGTCATAAATCAGAGTTTAGCGAGATATAGAAAAGTTAGTTGATTTGTCACCTCTATGTTCAATTGAATCCACGATATTTATCTTAAACCTTCGATATACAATAGATGTGTGAACATATATATAAATAACATAAACGTTAAgttttaaattcatatttttcaaAGAATGCAAAATTGTAAACCTATTAAGTTTAAAAATTCTGAATCCGTCTCTGCAGGTGAGGCCCCGGGGACATCAGGGTACATCAACATTACCAACACGAAAGGTAAAAATGTGGGGTTCACCACAGAAGAAAACGACGGTCATTTTTCTGCTAGTTTCGTCAAGTCCGTTCAAGAAATCCCTTACAATATCTCTGTCATACAAATCAGCAATATTATTCAATCTTCAGAAGCAGAAGCTCCAGTATCTGCTCCAGCAGAAATTGACATAATTGATTTAATGACTAATAAAGGCTGCAAAGAATTTGCCAAACTTTTAGAAAAATCAAATATTACCAAAACTTTTACAGATATTATGGAAAATGGCTTAACAGTTTTTTGCCCGATTGATAAAGTCGTGAACACTTTTTTACCTAAGTACAAGAATTTAACGAAAAATGGACAAACTTCTTTATTATTATATCATGGTATTCCAGATTATCATTCTTTAGGTATGTTGAGGTCGAAAAATGGATTTATAAATACTATGGCAACAACAAAAGGTAAAAATAATAAGTACGATTTTTCAGTGAAAAATGATGGAGATAATGTTAAATTAGACACAAATATTGTGACAGCAAAAATTACTGGAACTTTATTAGATGAGGAGCCATTAGCTGTTTATAAAATTGACAAAGTTTTGCA encodes the following:
- the LOC104239059 gene encoding fasciclin-like arabinogalactan protein 2 — encoded protein: MHLRFFFYSFLQNLHRLNYEIKMQHSLPMFSLSLLFLLFLSTTTTSSAHNITQILAKHHEFSTFNRYLTLTHLASEINRRQTITVCAVDNAAMDDLLDKHLSIYTLKNVLSLHVFADYFSSKKLHKITNGTTLTATLFQATGEAPGTSGYINITNTKGKNVGFTTEENDGHFSASFVKSVQEIPYNISVIQISNIIQSSEAEAPVSAPAEIDIIDLMTNKGCKEFAKLLEKSNITKTFTDIMENGLTVFCPIDKVVNTFLPKYKNLTKNGQTSLLLYHGIPDYHSLGMLRSKNGFINTMATTKGKNNKYDFSVKNDGDNVKLDTNIVTAKITGTLLDEEPLAVYKIDKVLQPSELFKAQSIFNNNSEDTAPEPNSGDDDGDVPADATADNNGVMIIGVNGWLMTLILSIGLVFV